One segment of Candidatus Nitrospira nitrosa DNA contains the following:
- a CDS encoding universal stress protein, with protein MTMKVVIGIDGSKYSEWALDWVGKIPFRSTPRVMAIHTVDLNSARVPALTYPSVSGYEPDVGEAIHLLESRAQQVEQGTKKRMSELRLTGSVRVEQGPIAPALLKHAGSTSLIVVGSRGLDAIDRFMLGSVSTAVTLHATTPVLIVKEPPHSPRRILFATDGSASSGKALQFLLRRFKATADGKPLVVLLVHVMPFLRYTAVKEVGEQLLAQEAAKLEKVGYRVRQFPRVGPAAEEIMKVVNLEQPDLIVTGAKGRSAVVRFLQGSVSLKLVQQTACSVLVVR; from the coding sequence ATGACGATGAAGGTCGTGATTGGGATCGATGGGTCGAAATACTCGGAATGGGCGCTGGATTGGGTCGGGAAGATTCCCTTTCGGTCTACCCCTCGGGTAATGGCGATCCATACCGTCGATCTCAATTCTGCCCGGGTCCCCGCTCTTACCTATCCCTCCGTCAGTGGCTATGAGCCGGATGTTGGGGAGGCGATTCATCTGCTGGAAAGCCGAGCGCAGCAGGTGGAACAGGGCACAAAGAAACGGATGAGTGAATTGAGATTGACCGGTTCCGTCCGCGTGGAACAGGGGCCGATCGCACCGGCGCTGTTGAAGCATGCGGGAAGTACCTCATTGATCGTGGTGGGGAGTCGAGGCTTGGACGCCATCGACCGATTCATGTTAGGGAGTGTGTCGACCGCAGTCACGCTCCATGCCACGACTCCAGTCCTGATCGTCAAGGAGCCACCTCACTCTCCTCGGCGGATCTTGTTTGCAACAGACGGGTCTGCCTCATCGGGGAAGGCCCTTCAGTTTCTGCTCAGACGATTCAAGGCCACGGCCGACGGCAAGCCCCTCGTGGTTCTCTTGGTGCATGTCATGCCGTTCTTGCGGTATACGGCGGTGAAGGAGGTAGGAGAACAGTTGCTGGCTCAAGAGGCCGCGAAACTCGAAAAGGTCGGGTACAGGGTCAGACAGTTCCCTCGGGTCGGACCAGCGGCAGAAGAAATCATGAAGGTGGTGAATCTGGAACAGCCGGATCTGATTGTCACAGGCGCAAAAGGACGGAGTGCTGTGGTGCGCTTTCTTCAGGGCAGCGTCTCGTTAAAACTTGTCCAGCAAACCGCTTGCTCGGTCCTTGTCGTCAGGTAG
- the hypF gene encoding carbamoyltransferase HypF has protein sequence MRKTLAQRVQVNVRGTVQGVGFRPCVYRLARELELTGWVRNSRNGVVIEVEGTAEAIETFLERLQADAPAAASIEAISTSLIPARGDASFTIVTSAESGERTLVIPPDLATCVDCLLELADPQDRRFRYPFLTCTQCGPRYSLLTAIPYERSNTTMAGFELCSDCRAEYETDTGRRFHAEPIACSDCGPHPSLWDEQGQETARGEEALQQAVALLRQGLIVAVKGLGGFQLWVDAESEKAVQRLRDRKRRLEKPFAVLFSSVDAVKDYCVLSSHEASLLCSPQAPILLARKRQDTAIAEAVAPGNPYLGVMVPTTPLHHLLMASLQRPMVATSGNRSEEPIVIDEHEALIRLKGIADALLVHDRPIARPVDDSVVLVVERMPEHHERGEERSEADQRKNDRLILRRARGYVPQAICWRDDSSDKNGQGPILAVGGHLKNTVALLTGHRVVLSQHLGDLSTVEADQAFRQAIEDLQRLLQIEPQAIACDLHPDYRSTSFARQLAASLTVPLIPVQHHHAHVASCMAEHKLDGEVLGIAWDGAGYGGNGQVWGGEFLVASYLGFSRFASLKPFRLPGGEAAMRDPNRSAAAVLWELMGEEMLGHDLPSWEDTSDRCRQLAILLRSGIASPWTTSLGRLFDAVASLTGLCSQASFEGQAAMAVQFAAEREWEASGGRVQSYPIDLLRSANSDTKWMVDWLPMISAMLDDLHRGCRLEKIAAQFHVSLADATVRVAHAAGLPRVVLTGGCFQNRLLLSLVRGRLEKAGFTVYSHSLVPPNDGGLSLGQAVVAACSKGTVSG, from the coding sequence GTGAGAAAGACTCTCGCTCAGCGTGTCCAAGTCAATGTGCGGGGAACCGTGCAAGGGGTGGGGTTCCGCCCCTGTGTCTACCGACTGGCCCGTGAGTTGGAGCTGACCGGATGGGTTCGGAACAGCAGGAACGGTGTCGTGATCGAGGTGGAAGGGACTGCGGAAGCGATCGAGACATTTCTCGAACGGCTGCAAGCTGATGCGCCTGCCGCGGCTTCTATCGAAGCAATAAGCACCAGCCTCATTCCGGCACGTGGGGACGCGAGCTTTACAATCGTTACGAGTGCCGAATCCGGTGAACGAACCCTTGTCATTCCACCGGACCTTGCTACGTGCGTCGACTGCCTTCTCGAACTCGCCGATCCGCAGGACCGTCGCTTTCGATATCCATTTCTCACCTGCACACAATGTGGCCCACGCTATAGCCTCCTCACGGCGATCCCTTATGAGCGGTCCAATACGACAATGGCCGGATTCGAACTCTGCTCTGACTGTCGAGCCGAATATGAAACTGACACAGGCCGACGATTCCATGCGGAACCGATCGCGTGCTCGGACTGCGGTCCGCATCCATCATTATGGGACGAGCAGGGCCAGGAAACTGCGCGTGGTGAGGAGGCCTTACAGCAGGCAGTGGCACTGCTCCGGCAAGGACTCATCGTCGCAGTGAAGGGATTGGGCGGGTTCCAACTCTGGGTCGATGCAGAATCAGAGAAAGCCGTGCAGCGGTTACGGGACCGGAAACGACGATTGGAGAAGCCCTTTGCTGTGCTGTTCTCTTCCGTTGACGCAGTGAAAGACTACTGTGTCCTGTCTTCTCACGAAGCATCCTTGCTCTGCTCGCCCCAAGCGCCGATCCTATTGGCGCGGAAGCGGCAAGATACAGCCATTGCTGAAGCCGTGGCACCGGGCAACCCCTATCTTGGTGTGATGGTGCCGACGACGCCCCTCCATCATCTCTTGATGGCGTCCCTACAGCGTCCCATGGTCGCGACGAGCGGCAATCGATCAGAAGAACCGATCGTGATCGATGAACATGAGGCGCTGATTCGACTGAAGGGGATTGCCGATGCACTGCTTGTGCACGACAGGCCTATCGCAAGGCCGGTCGATGATTCGGTGGTGTTGGTGGTTGAACGTATGCCGGAGCACCATGAAAGGGGCGAGGAAAGGAGCGAGGCGGACCAGCGAAAAAATGATCGGTTGATCCTTCGGCGGGCGCGAGGCTATGTCCCGCAGGCCATCTGTTGGAGAGACGATTCGTCGGATAAAAATGGGCAAGGTCCGATTCTCGCCGTGGGCGGACATCTCAAGAACACGGTTGCGCTCCTGACAGGCCATCGTGTCGTGTTGAGCCAGCACCTTGGTGACCTTTCCACTGTTGAGGCAGACCAGGCTTTCCGCCAAGCCATTGAGGATCTCCAGCGGCTCTTACAAATCGAGCCTCAGGCTATTGCCTGTGATCTGCACCCTGACTATCGTTCGACCAGCTTTGCACGACAACTAGCTGCGAGTCTCACAGTCCCGTTGATCCCCGTGCAGCATCACCATGCTCACGTGGCTTCCTGTATGGCAGAACATAAGCTCGACGGTGAGGTGTTGGGTATCGCCTGGGACGGGGCCGGCTATGGAGGAAACGGTCAGGTCTGGGGCGGAGAATTTTTGGTCGCAAGTTATCTCGGCTTCAGCCGGTTTGCCTCTCTCAAACCCTTTCGCTTGCCTGGTGGCGAAGCAGCGATGCGAGATCCAAATCGGTCTGCTGCAGCAGTCCTGTGGGAACTGATGGGAGAAGAGATGCTGGGGCACGACCTTCCTTCTTGGGAGGACACGAGTGATCGTTGTCGACAGTTGGCGATCTTGCTTAGATCTGGCATTGCATCACCATGGACAACAAGTTTGGGACGACTATTCGATGCCGTGGCCTCGCTCACCGGTCTCTGTTCCCAGGCCTCTTTTGAAGGCCAGGCAGCGATGGCGGTTCAGTTTGCTGCAGAGCGAGAGTGGGAGGCAAGCGGAGGGAGGGTACAAAGCTATCCGATCGATCTATTGCGGAGTGCGAATTCAGATACAAAGTGGATGGTCGACTGGCTTCCTATGATCAGCGCTATGCTTGATGACCTTCATAGAGGGTGTCGCCTTGAGAAAATAGCGGCACAGTTTCATGTGAGTCTTGCCGATGCGACGGTTCGTGTGGCTCATGCGGCGGGCCTTCCTCGCGTTGTCCTGACCGGCGGCTGTTTTCAGAATCGGCTGCTTCTGTCATTGGTGAGAGGTCGCTTGGAGAAGGCGGGATTTACGGTCTACAGCCACTCGTTGGTTCCGCCCAATGATGGCGGATTATCGTTGGGACAGGCGGTGGTGGCGGCGTGCAGCAAGGGAACGGTTTCGGGTTGA
- a CDS encoding type II toxin-antitoxin system Phd/YefM family antitoxin, which produces MDAMTYTTVRANLASAMDRVCNDHEALIITRNGEQSVVMLSLEDYKALEETAYLLRTPANAKRLLSAVMKLSAGKADGRKLTK; this is translated from the coding sequence ATGGATGCGATGACCTACACCACCGTTCGTGCCAATCTCGCCAGCGCAATGGATCGGGTGTGCAATGATCACGAAGCCTTGATTATTACCCGCAACGGCGAACAGTCTGTTGTAATGCTGTCGCTCGAGGATTACAAAGCGCTTGAGGAAACCGCTTATCTGCTACGAACACCCGCCAACGCCAAGAGACTGCTCTCGGCGGTTATGAAACTGAGCGCAGGCAAAGCCGATGGGCGGAAGCTGACCAAGTGA
- the hypE gene encoding hydrogenase expression/formation protein HypE, producing the protein MNNKPFEPACPLPLSTKNTIQLAHGGGGRLMQELIQDVFVRAFQNPMLESLHDGATWPVEKGILAFTTDSYVVRPLFFPGGDIGSLAVNGTINDLAMCGAKPLYLSVGFILEEGLSMEVLQRVVNSMAEAARAAGVPIVTGDTKVVDRGKGDGIFINTSGVGLVPNGVRVLPTLIQPGDAILVSGGLGAHGVAVLSVRERLMFNGNIESDSAPLHHVVADLIDNGVEIHCLRDLTRGGLAGVLNELATAAKVGVTVDEAAIPVSEPVRGACELLGLDPLYVANEGRFVAMVPASQAEAALAVMRRHKAASQAASIGTVMDRSTPPVVLRTVLGTQRILDLLSGEQLPRIC; encoded by the coding sequence ATGAACAATAAACCATTTGAGCCTGCTTGCCCACTGCCGCTCTCAACGAAGAATACTATCCAGCTTGCGCATGGCGGCGGTGGGCGACTCATGCAGGAGTTGATTCAGGACGTCTTCGTGCGGGCTTTTCAGAATCCCATGTTGGAGTCGCTTCACGATGGTGCGACTTGGCCGGTGGAAAAAGGCATACTCGCCTTCACCACCGATTCGTATGTGGTGCGTCCGCTGTTCTTTCCGGGCGGTGATATCGGGAGTCTGGCGGTAAACGGTACAATCAATGATCTGGCCATGTGTGGTGCCAAGCCGCTCTATCTAAGCGTGGGGTTCATTCTGGAGGAAGGACTCAGCATGGAGGTATTGCAGCGTGTCGTGAACTCCATGGCTGAGGCTGCACGGGCTGCGGGTGTGCCGATCGTGACCGGTGACACCAAAGTCGTGGATCGCGGAAAGGGCGACGGAATTTTCATCAACACATCTGGTGTTGGACTGGTCCCAAACGGTGTTCGTGTGTTGCCGACGTTGATCCAGCCGGGTGATGCCATTCTGGTGAGCGGCGGTCTCGGTGCTCATGGCGTGGCGGTCCTCAGTGTACGGGAAAGGCTGATGTTCAACGGCAACATCGAAAGCGATTCCGCCCCGTTGCATCACGTCGTCGCCGACCTGATCGACAACGGCGTCGAGATTCATTGCCTGCGCGATCTCACTCGTGGCGGGCTGGCCGGCGTGTTGAATGAATTGGCCACAGCGGCGAAGGTTGGCGTGACGGTGGATGAAGCGGCTATACCAGTGAGCGAACCGGTCCGCGGAGCCTGCGAGCTCTTAGGGCTTGATCCGCTCTATGTGGCGAATGAAGGACGTTTCGTCGCCATGGTGCCGGCATCGCAGGCCGAGGCCGCTCTGGCTGTGATGCGACGACACAAGGCCGCAAGCCAGGCAGCTTCTATCGGCACGGTCATGGATCGAAGTACGCCACCGGTGGTGCTGCGAACGGTCTTGGGCACGCAGAGGATCCTTGATCTTCTCTCGGGAGAGCAACTCCCACGTATCTGCTGA
- a CDS encoding hydrogenase maturation protease encodes MQTIRIIGLGNGMRGDDAVGLLVARRLRQETGGLVDVIEAEMAGVDLVELMKGANVVFLIDAARSGQAPGTIHRLDGSAGSISAPIFPRSSHAIGTADALELARAMGVLPTTVIVYGVEVENTEVGRPLSPAVARALEQVVGRIVQDCEAYRA; translated from the coding sequence ATGCAGACCATTCGGATCATCGGTCTTGGGAATGGCATGAGAGGGGATGATGCGGTCGGATTATTGGTGGCTCGCCGACTTCGACAAGAAACCGGTGGCCTCGTCGACGTGATCGAGGCGGAGATGGCGGGGGTGGATCTTGTGGAATTGATGAAAGGAGCCAACGTCGTGTTCCTCATCGATGCCGCGCGTAGCGGGCAGGCTCCGGGCACGATCCATCGACTCGATGGTTCGGCCGGGTCGATCAGTGCTCCGATCTTCCCTCGTTCCAGCCATGCTATCGGTACGGCAGATGCGTTGGAGCTGGCCCGCGCGATGGGGGTGCTTCCTACTACCGTCATCGTGTACGGAGTTGAAGTAGAGAATACAGAGGTTGGTCGACCGTTATCGCCTGCCGTGGCCAGGGCGTTGGAGCAGGTCGTGGGACGGATCGTCCAGGACTGTGAGGCCTACCGTGCATGA
- a CDS encoding NADH-quinone oxidoreductase subunit B family protein yields MSKTEANQQRPRLAVFKFASCDGCQLSLLNLEDDLLALGQALDIAYFPEASSKMNPGPYDLALVEGSITTEEDAHRIRSVREQTKVLVTIGACATAGGIQALRNWADVDSFKQVVYPSPHYIQSLKTSTPISEHVHVDFELWGCPIDKGQLLRVITDLTAGVQPRLPTDSVCMECKRRGNVCVLVTKGLACLGPVTRGGCGAICPGMGRDCYGCFGPTSGMGTGPGLPPNTTSLANYFHNGLQLIPVDVLRRFRGIHGYAAPFHAESNAWEDKR; encoded by the coding sequence ATGTCCAAGACTGAAGCAAATCAACAACGGCCAAGACTTGCTGTTTTCAAGTTCGCCTCGTGCGATGGGTGTCAGCTCAGCCTTCTGAATCTGGAGGATGATCTGCTTGCGCTGGGGCAGGCGCTGGATATCGCATATTTCCCTGAAGCCTCCAGCAAGATGAATCCAGGGCCGTATGATCTTGCGCTGGTCGAGGGGTCGATTACCACGGAAGAGGACGCGCACCGCATTCGGTCCGTGCGAGAGCAGACGAAGGTCTTGGTCACGATCGGCGCGTGCGCTACCGCCGGTGGGATTCAAGCCTTGCGCAACTGGGCCGATGTCGACTCGTTCAAGCAGGTGGTGTATCCGAGCCCTCACTATATTCAGAGTCTTAAGACCTCCACGCCGATCTCTGAACATGTGCACGTGGATTTTGAATTGTGGGGCTGCCCCATCGACAAGGGGCAATTACTGCGGGTCATTACGGACCTGACGGCCGGAGTCCAGCCACGCTTGCCCACCGACAGCGTGTGTATGGAGTGCAAGAGGCGAGGCAATGTCTGTGTGTTGGTGACCAAGGGTCTGGCTTGTCTCGGACCCGTTACCCGTGGGGGCTGCGGCGCGATTTGTCCCGGTATGGGACGGGATTGCTACGGTTGTTTCGGTCCAACATCCGGAATGGGAACAGGGCCGGGCCTTCCACCCAACACGACCTCACTCGCAAACTACTTCCATAACGGATTGCAATTGATCCCGGTCGACGTCTTGCGGCGATTTCGAGGGATTCATGGGTATGCAGCGCCTTTTCACGCCGAGAGCAACGCGTGGGAGGACAAACGGTAA
- a CDS encoding Ni/Fe hydrogenase subunit alpha, translated as MAEETPKIRTIAVGTIARVEGEGALRVTVKDGSVQDVELQIFEPPRFFEAFLQGRHYNEVPDIVARICGICPVAYQMSAVHAIEQIFGLRVDGALRDLRRLIYCGEWIESHALHVFMLQAPDFLGYDSGIAMAKDHPGIVTRGLRLKKAGNAIMTLLGGRSVHPVSVKVGGFSRVPFRRELDGLKDELLWARDAAAETVRWVAGFEYPEFTPDYTCVALRHSDEYPFNEGRIVAGPGLDISVDEFERHFSEHQVPYSNALHCTLQGAPYLVGPLARVNLNHDRLPQAVMHVLAETGLSLPLRNPFHGIVARSIEILYAFEESLRLIDRYEPPSVPSLPVTVRAGTGMACTEAPRGILYHRYRVDGDGVIREAKIVPPTSQNQGRIEQDLRLFLPRVLDRSNEEASLACERVIRCYDPCISCATHFLKLDIRQATE; from the coding sequence ATGGCTGAAGAGACACCGAAAATAAGAACCATCGCCGTCGGCACGATTGCGCGTGTTGAGGGAGAGGGTGCGCTTCGCGTCACGGTGAAAGACGGGAGTGTTCAGGATGTGGAGCTGCAGATTTTCGAGCCACCGAGGTTTTTCGAAGCCTTCTTGCAAGGTCGGCACTACAACGAAGTGCCGGATATTGTCGCTCGGATCTGCGGCATCTGCCCAGTGGCCTATCAGATGAGCGCGGTTCATGCGATCGAGCAGATTTTCGGTCTGCGTGTCGATGGAGCACTACGTGATCTGCGGCGGCTGATCTACTGCGGCGAGTGGATCGAAAGTCATGCGCTGCATGTCTTCATGCTGCAGGCGCCGGACTTTCTCGGCTACGACAGCGGCATTGCCATGGCAAAGGATCATCCAGGGATCGTGACGCGGGGTTTACGGCTTAAGAAAGCGGGCAATGCGATCATGACGTTGCTCGGTGGTCGGTCCGTGCATCCGGTGTCGGTCAAAGTCGGCGGGTTCTCTCGTGTGCCATTTCGCCGCGAGCTGGATGGGTTGAAAGATGAGTTGCTCTGGGCGCGCGATGCGGCGGCGGAAACTGTGCGTTGGGTTGCAGGGTTCGAATACCCGGAGTTTACTCCCGACTATACCTGTGTGGCACTGCGGCATTCCGACGAGTATCCCTTCAACGAAGGGCGAATCGTGGCCGGTCCCGGCCTGGATATTTCTGTTGACGAGTTCGAACGGCATTTCTCCGAGCATCAGGTGCCCTATTCCAACGCGTTACACTGCACGTTGCAGGGCGCGCCGTATTTGGTTGGGCCGTTGGCTCGTGTGAATCTGAATCACGACCGGTTGCCTCAAGCGGTCATGCATGTGCTGGCGGAGACGGGATTGTCGTTGCCGCTGCGCAACCCCTTTCACGGGATTGTTGCCCGCTCGATCGAAATACTCTACGCCTTTGAAGAATCATTGCGATTGATTGATCGGTATGAACCGCCCTCGGTACCGTCGCTTCCGGTCACGGTCCGGGCAGGAACCGGTATGGCGTGCACAGAGGCGCCACGAGGCATTCTCTACCATCGGTATCGGGTGGACGGCGACGGGGTGATCCGCGAAGCCAAGATCGTCCCACCCACCTCGCAGAATCAAGGCCGCATTGAGCAGGATCTCCGTCTGTTCCTACCCCGTGTGTTGGATCGTTCCAATGAGGAGGCGTCGCTCGCCTGCGAGCGGGTCATCCGTTGCTACGATCCCTGCATTTCCTGCGCGACCCATTTCTTGAAGCTGGATATTAGGCAGGCCACGGAATGA
- the hypD gene encoding hydrogenase formation protein HypD, producing the protein MKYVDEFRDRAVAAALAERIKQTVHRPWTIMEVCGGQTHSIVRFGLDSLLPNSLELVHGPGCPVCVTSVSLIDQAVCIASLPKVIFCSFGDMLRVPGSNGDLFGVKAAGGDIRIIYSPLDALELARKNPGHEVVCFAVGFETTAPAWAMAVSQAKQSGITNFSLLIAHVLVPPAMEAILSSPQNRIQGFLAAGHVCTVMGYEEYETIAQKYRVPIVVTGFEPLDVLEGVAMLVSQLEEGRVEVENQYVRSVSREGNRPARFIVEEVFEPASRIWRGIGEIPASGLRLKSGYSAYDAEVKFQSELAQLAVGIEDPECQSGLVLQGLLKPMDCSAFGTRCTPEQPLGAPMVSSEGACAAYYRYRGNGKG; encoded by the coding sequence ATGAAGTACGTTGATGAGTTTCGCGATCGCGCAGTGGCGGCGGCGCTGGCGGAGCGGATCAAGCAGACGGTGCACCGCCCGTGGACGATCATGGAAGTCTGTGGAGGGCAGACCCATTCGATCGTGCGGTTTGGGCTCGATAGTCTGTTGCCGAATAGCCTTGAACTCGTTCATGGACCGGGCTGTCCAGTCTGTGTGACATCGGTATCGCTGATTGACCAGGCGGTCTGCATTGCATCCTTACCGAAAGTCATCTTCTGCTCGTTTGGCGACATGCTGCGTGTTCCTGGTTCGAATGGTGATCTCTTTGGCGTGAAAGCGGCCGGTGGCGATATTCGGATCATTTACTCCCCGTTGGATGCGCTCGAGCTGGCACGCAAAAATCCAGGTCATGAAGTCGTCTGTTTCGCTGTGGGATTTGAAACCACTGCCCCGGCTTGGGCCATGGCAGTTTCGCAGGCGAAGCAGTCGGGGATCACCAACTTCAGTCTGTTGATCGCCCATGTACTGGTACCGCCGGCGATGGAGGCGATCCTTTCGTCACCGCAGAATCGGATTCAGGGGTTTCTGGCTGCCGGGCATGTCTGTACCGTGATGGGCTATGAGGAGTATGAGACGATCGCACAGAAGTATCGTGTGCCGATCGTCGTGACCGGGTTTGAGCCGCTCGATGTGCTTGAAGGCGTTGCGATGCTAGTCAGTCAGTTGGAGGAAGGTCGAGTTGAAGTCGAGAATCAGTACGTGCGCTCGGTGAGCCGGGAGGGGAATCGACCGGCCAGGTTCATCGTGGAGGAGGTCTTCGAACCGGCTTCGCGAATCTGGCGGGGTATCGGTGAGATACCAGCAAGCGGTCTGCGCCTGAAATCTGGCTATAGCGCCTACGACGCCGAGGTGAAGTTTCAAAGTGAACTTGCGCAGCTGGCAGTAGGCATTGAAGATCCCGAATGCCAGAGTGGACTGGTCCTGCAGGGCTTACTCAAGCCGATGGACTGTTCAGCTTTTGGCACTCGCTGTACGCCAGAGCAACCGTTAGGTGCGCCGATGGTTTCAAGCGAAGGAGCCTGCGCGGCGTATTATCGGTATCGGGGGAACGGTAAGGGGTAA
- a CDS encoding hydrogenase maturation nickel metallochaperone HypA, with the protein MKTVEAGLSEEGDAKLSVVRLKVSALSHLLTQDHATLQATFQLAARGTKAEGVRLEVIPVPADAWCPECKSGMTVTELNDTCSACEGSVIATSGQPEVVLHELVVQG; encoded by the coding sequence GTGAAGACTGTAGAAGCCGGCTTGAGCGAGGAAGGAGATGCCAAGCTATCTGTCGTGCGACTAAAAGTCAGCGCGCTGTCGCATCTCCTCACGCAGGATCACGCCACACTCCAAGCAACATTCCAACTGGCTGCCCGAGGTACAAAGGCTGAAGGTGTGAGGTTAGAGGTCATCCCTGTTCCCGCTGATGCCTGGTGTCCAGAATGTAAGAGTGGCATGACCGTCACTGAATTGAACGACACCTGTTCGGCTTGCGAAGGGTCTGTCATCGCAACATCGGGACAGCCGGAAGTGGTTCTCCACGAGTTAGTGGTGCAGGGGTGA
- a CDS encoding type II toxin-antitoxin system YoeB family toxin, producing the protein MLTDDAWQDYRYWQKKDKHGTEQINKLIRNTRRSPLGSIRRS; encoded by the coding sequence GTGCTCACGGACGACGCATGGCAGGACTATCGCTATTGGCAAAAGAAAGATAAACACGGGACGGAACAGATTAACAAGCTTATCCGCAACACCCGACGCTCACCCCTCGGCTCCATCCGGCGATCCTGA
- a CDS encoding c-type cytochrome — translation MSSRVVFLSLFFVLYGLPFADVGAAQQRSEKALREHYDLQEGKRLYGEYCRFCHGEQGKGHAFNVTPPPADLTSPAVQRKSDIELTQTIHEGERGTAMGSWKWALSKEEKQHVLLYIRWLAQPREKALAPSP, via the coding sequence ATGTCATCCCGAGTTGTCTTCTTGTCTCTCTTCTTTGTTCTGTACGGGCTGCCGTTTGCTGACGTCGGTGCGGCGCAGCAGAGGAGTGAGAAGGCCCTACGAGAGCATTACGATTTGCAGGAGGGGAAGCGTCTCTATGGGGAGTATTGTCGATTCTGTCATGGAGAACAGGGAAAAGGTCACGCATTCAATGTCACACCGCCACCAGCAGATCTCACGAGCCCTGCAGTCCAGCGGAAGTCCGATATCGAGCTGACACAGACCATTCACGAAGGTGAACGAGGCACCGCGATGGGGTCTTGGAAATGGGCGTTGTCGAAGGAAGAGAAGCAGCACGTCCTGCTCTACATTCGCTGGTTGGCGCAACCACGAGAGAAAGCCCTAGCCCCGTCACCATGA
- a CDS encoding glutathione S-transferase family protein, giving the protein MEVQAQFPHEQSSTGEFRRQADSFRNWVTADGGSGYPAAAGRYHLYVSWACPWAHRTIIVRKLKQLESVIGMTVVDPIRDERGWAFREGPGHSPDPINGFSFLSEAYKATDPRYIGRFTVPVLWDSVTKRIVTNSDDDLMRIFNGEFNRFTESPIDLYPDGLRQEIEELNTFIYENVNDGVYRAGFATSQQAYERAARRLFAALDQLDARLATRRYLFGPEFVETDWRLFVTLVRFDAVYHGHFKCNIRRILDYPNLFGYLKDLYQTDGIAETVNFDHIKRHYYITHDDINPTRIVPVGPDQDLTSAHGRERLSG; this is encoded by the coding sequence ATGGAAGTCCAAGCCCAGTTTCCACATGAGCAATCGTCTACGGGAGAATTTCGACGCCAGGCAGATTCGTTCCGCAACTGGGTCACTGCCGATGGCGGTTCAGGCTATCCAGCCGCTGCGGGTCGATATCATCTCTATGTATCATGGGCCTGCCCCTGGGCCCATCGGACGATCATCGTTCGCAAGCTGAAACAGCTCGAGTCCGTGATCGGCATGACCGTCGTGGACCCGATCCGCGATGAGCGAGGGTGGGCATTTCGTGAAGGTCCTGGGCACTCCCCGGATCCCATCAATGGATTTTCGTTTCTGAGTGAGGCCTATAAAGCGACCGACCCGCGCTATATCGGACGTTTTACGGTTCCGGTGCTGTGGGACTCCGTCACCAAACGCATTGTCACCAACTCCGACGACGACCTGATGAGAATCTTCAACGGTGAATTCAACCGATTCACCGAAAGTCCGATCGACCTGTATCCGGATGGACTGAGGCAAGAGATCGAGGAACTCAACACGTTCATTTACGAAAACGTGAACGATGGGGTCTATCGAGCGGGATTCGCCACATCACAACAAGCCTACGAACGAGCGGCCCGGCGACTATTCGCCGCACTGGATCAGCTGGATGCACGCCTCGCCACGCGCCGCTATCTCTTCGGGCCGGAATTCGTGGAGACCGACTGGCGCCTGTTCGTCACGCTCGTTCGGTTCGACGCGGTCTACCACGGACATTTCAAGTGCAACATCAGACGCATCCTGGACTACCCGAATCTGTTTGGCTATCTCAAAGACCTGTACCAAACCGACGGCATCGCCGAGACCGTGAATTTCGACCATATCAAGCGGCACTACTACATCACGCACGACGACATTAATCCGACTCGTATTGTCCCAGTCGGCCCTGACCAAGACCTCACCTCCGCTCATGGGCGGGAACGTTTATCCGGCTAG
- a CDS encoding HypC/HybG/HupF family hydrogenase formation chaperone — MCLAVPGQVLNIEDDQLRTATVSFGGVTKSVSLALVPEANVGDYVIVHVGFAISKLDEEAARRTLETYAELTGSGSPDGAEG; from the coding sequence ATGTGCTTAGCGGTTCCAGGACAGGTCTTGAATATTGAGGATGACCAACTTCGCACCGCGACTGTGTCATTCGGAGGAGTCACGAAATCCGTCTCGTTGGCATTGGTGCCGGAAGCGAACGTGGGGGACTATGTCATCGTCCACGTCGGCTTTGCGATCAGCAAGTTGGACGAGGAAGCAGCACGCCGAACATTGGAGACCTACGCGGAGCTGACAGGCTCAGGATCGCCGGATGGAGCCGAGGGGTGA